GTCCGTAGACCCGCCGATAGTTTACGGGTGGACGAACCGGGGGACGGGCAACCGGCCTCCGAGCCGCCTGCGAGCCACTTCCCCCAATGCCGAGGAGCTCCGTGCCCACTTCGATCCCGCCCCGGCGTCGCCTTGCCGTCCTGCTCGTCCCCGCCGTCGCCGCCGCCGGCCTGGTCGCCGGCGCCTCACCCGCCTCGGCGGCGCCCGCCCAGCAGTGGTCGGTCGACCTGCCGTCCGCCGTGCGGGAGTCGTCGCCGCTGGTCGTCGACCTCGACGGTGGGAGCCCGGACGTCGTCTTCGGCGCCCACGACGGCAAGGTCTACGCCCTCCACGGCGACAACGGGTCGCCCGTCGGCGGCTGGCCCCGCCAGACGTCGCACGCCGTCAACTCGTCACCGGCGGCGGCGGACACCGACCGCGACGGCCGCCCGGAGATCTTCGTAGGTAGCGGCGTGGGCAGCCACGGCCAGTGCTCCGGCGGGGCCCTCTACTCGTTCGACCACGACGGGAACCAGCGCTTCCGCCACCAGGGCGCCGACCAGGACTGCGGCAGCCAGGCCGTCCACTCCACCCCCGCCGTGGGGGACGTGAACCGGGACGACACGGCCGACGTCACCGTCGGCACCCTGGGCCTCACCATGCCGTCGCTGTTGCACAGCGGGGCCATGAACCCGGGCTGGCCGTACTACACCGACGACACCGTCTTCTCGTCGCCCGCCCTGGCCGACGTGAACGGCGACGGCCAGACCGACGTCGTGGTGGGCGGCGACTCGAGCCCCGGCGCCCCCATCGACCACCGGGGCGGCCTGGTGCGGGCGATCGGCGGCGCCGGCAACACCCTGTGGGAGTTCCGGGTCAACGAGATGGTCCGGTCGTCACCCAGCATCGGCGACATCGACGGCGACGGTCAGGTCGAGATCGTCTTCGGCACCGGCGACTACTGGGCGCGCCAGCCCGGCGGCGCGACCGACTCGACGAAGGTCTTCGCCCTCAACCGCGACGGCACCCTCAAGTGGGTGCGCGACACCGGCGGGTACACGATGGCCTCGCCCGCCCTCGCCGACTTCGACGGCGACGGCGTCCTCGACGTGGGCATCGGCACCTTCGAGGGCCCCAACCCCGGCCGCGTGTTCGCCCTGCGGGGCACCAACGGGTCCGACCTGGCGGGTTACCCCCGGGCCTCCGGCGGCGGCGTGGTCCTCGGCGGCATCGTCACCGCCGACCTCAACGGGGACGGCGCGCAGGACATGATCGTGCCCACGGGCGGCGGTCTGTTCGCCTACAACGGCCGCAACGGGGCGGCCCTGTGGGGCGTGGCCCAGGGCACGACGGCGTTCCAGAACTCCCCCACCGTCACCGACGTCGACGGCGACGGCCTGCTCGACATCATCGCCGTGGGTACCCGCCCCAGCGGCGCCGGCGTCGCCTACCGGTGGGAGGTGCCGGCGGGTGACAACGCCAGGTTCGGTGCCAACGGGTGGCACACCTTCCGCCGCGACGAACGCCGCACCGGGTCGTGGACGAACCCGCCGCTCACCCAGGCGGGCGTGAACCTGTGCGCGGCAGCCGGGCCGGGTGGCTACTGGCTGGTGGCTCGGGACGGCGGCGTCTTCGCCTTCTGCGAGGCCCGGTTCTTCGGCTCCACCGGCGCGCTCCGCCTCAACCAGCCCATCGTGGGCATGGCGGGCACGCCGTCCGGCAACGGGTACTGGCTCGTCGCATCGGACGGGGGCATCTTCGCCTTCGGCGACGCCGTGTTCCGGGGCTCGACGGGCGCCATCGGCCTGGCCCAGCCCATCGTGGGGATGGCCCGCACGCCGACCGGCCAGGGCTACTGGCTGGTGGCGGCGGACGGGGGCGTGTTCGCCTTCGGCGACGCCGTGTTCCGGGGCTCGACGGGGGCCATCCGCCTGGCCCAGCCCATCGTCGGCATGGCGGCCACGCCGAGCGGCCAGGGCTACTGGCTGGTGGCCTCCGACGGTGGGATCTTCGCCTTCGGGGACGCGGTGTTCCGGGGCTCGACCGGCGCCATCCGCCTGGCCCAGCCCATCCGCTCCATGGCGGCGACGCCGAGCGGCCAGGGCTACTGGCTGGTGGCCTCCGACGGTGGGATCTTCGCCTTCGGAGACGCCGTGTTCCGGGGCTCGACCGGCGCCATCCGGCTCAACCAGCCGGTGGTCGGCCTGTCCCGAACCCTCAGCGGCTCCGGCTACTGGCTGGTGGCGACCGACGGTGGGATCTTCTCGTTCGGAGCGCCGTTCTTCGGCTCCACGGGTGCGATCCGCCTCAACCAGCCCATCGTGAACATGGCCGTACCCCGGGGCGCCTGAGCGCCCGGGGGTACGACGCCCGGTCGCTGGCCCTGCCCGCCGGCCCGGGCCGGCTCAGCGGGCGGCCCGCTCCGCCGCCCGCTCGAGGAAGCCCCCGTAGCGCTCCATGATCCACGGCCAGGCGAAGTGGCGTTCGACGTGGGCGGCGCCCCGGCGGGCGAGCTGCGCGGCCAGGCCGGCGTCGGCGACGAGCCGCGAGACGGCGACCTCGAACTGGCCGTACCCGGTGAACGCCAGGCCACCGCCCGACCGGGCGACGTGCTCGGCGGTGGCAGCGCAGAACCCGTTCACGAGCACCGGGATCCCGGCCGTCCACGCCTCGACCACCACGATGGAGAACGCCTCGAACGGCGAGGGGGAGACGAGGGCCACCGCGCCCCGCAGGGCGCCCCACTTCACCTCCTCGGGAACGGGCCCGGCGGCCACGATGTCGGGGTGGGGAGCCACCGGGTGGACGACCGGCCCCGCCAGCACCAGCTTCAGGGGGCCCGGGCGGCGCGCCTTCAGGGCGGCGAAGAACCGGGCCAGGACGCCCGTCCCCTTGCCGTCGTCCACCCGCCCCAGGCAAAGCAGGTAGGGCTCGTCGCCCAGACCCAGCGCCCGCCGGGCCGCCTCGGGCGTGCCCGCGCCCGGTTCCACGCCCAGGCCCATCACCACCTGGGGCGTCGCCGCCACCGGGAACCGCTCCTCCACCAGCCGGCGCTCCCCGTAGGTCTGGAACACCAGCCCGCCGACGCCGGCGAACACGTCGCGGAACAACGGGAGGCGCAACGGCGCCTCGTCGTGGGCGGCCGGGTGCATCACGGCCCGTCGCCCCACGGCGGGAACGCCGCGCACCGTCGGCCAGTAGAGGTAGGGGTAGAAGACGACGACGTCGGCGCCGCCGTCGGCCGCCGCCGCGACCAGGTCGGGAGCCACCGGTCCCTGGAGGTCGATCCAGCGCCGCTGGTCGGCGGGCGACGCGTTCTCCGGGGCCGGCAGGACGCGGGCCGAGAAGGACTCGAAGCCGGCGGCCCGCCCGGCGGCCGAGCGGAAGCGGCGGACCCGCACGCCGTTGAGGTCGGCGTCGCCGGGCGGGTACTCGTCGGCCCACGTGCGGGAGTCCGCCGCGCACGTGGTGAGCGCCTCGACCTGCCAGCCCAGCTGGGACACCAGCCGCTCGGCCAGCATCCGGGCGCCGTACTCGGCACCGCCCAGGACCTCGGTGCCGTAGCGCGGCACCACGAACGCGACCTTCACGGGCCGCCGATGCGCTCGAGGACCTCCGTCCAGCGGGCCCGGGTGCGCTCGGGCGAGAACGCCGCCAGCCGGGCCGTGCCGGCGGCGACCAGGCGGTCGCGCAGCGCCGGGTCCGAGAGCACCCGGTGGACGGCGGCCGCCACCGTGGCCGGCGCCTTCGACTCCAGCAGGACGCCGCCGTCGCCCAACGTCCCGGGCACGGCGCTCGAGGCGAAGGCCACGATGGGCACCCGGTGGGCCATGGCCTCGAGCAGCGGGATGCAGAAGCCCTCGTGCTCCGAGAGGCACACGAGCACGTCGGCGGCCCGGTAGTGGGCGAGCAGGCGGCCGGCCGGCACCGGCCCGGTCAGGCGGACGGCGCCCGCCAGACCGAGGACGGCGACGTACTTCTCGATCGCCGACCGGTAGGCGGCCGACGACGACCCGCCCACCAGGTGCAGGCGGGCGGCCGGGTCGTAGACCCGCCGGTAGGCGGCGAACGCCTTGACCACGTCGTGCTGGCACTTGTTGGGCGACACCCGCCCGACGAACAGCCACTCGGCGCCCGCGCCGCCCTCCACCAGC
The DNA window shown above is from Acidimicrobiales bacterium and carries:
- a CDS encoding VCBS repeat-containing protein yields the protein MPTSIPPRRRLAVLLVPAVAAAGLVAGASPASAAPAQQWSVDLPSAVRESSPLVVDLDGGSPDVVFGAHDGKVYALHGDNGSPVGGWPRQTSHAVNSSPAAADTDRDGRPEIFVGSGVGSHGQCSGGALYSFDHDGNQRFRHQGADQDCGSQAVHSTPAVGDVNRDDTADVTVGTLGLTMPSLLHSGAMNPGWPYYTDDTVFSSPALADVNGDGQTDVVVGGDSSPGAPIDHRGGLVRAIGGAGNTLWEFRVNEMVRSSPSIGDIDGDGQVEIVFGTGDYWARQPGGATDSTKVFALNRDGTLKWVRDTGGYTMASPALADFDGDGVLDVGIGTFEGPNPGRVFALRGTNGSDLAGYPRASGGGVVLGGIVTADLNGDGAQDMIVPTGGGLFAYNGRNGAALWGVAQGTTAFQNSPTVTDVDGDGLLDIIAVGTRPSGAGVAYRWEVPAGDNARFGANGWHTFRRDERRTGSWTNPPLTQAGVNLCAAAGPGGYWLVARDGGVFAFCEARFFGSTGALRLNQPIVGMAGTPSGNGYWLVASDGGIFAFGDAVFRGSTGAIGLAQPIVGMARTPTGQGYWLVAADGGVFAFGDAVFRGSTGAIRLAQPIVGMAATPSGQGYWLVASDGGIFAFGDAVFRGSTGAIRLAQPIRSMAATPSGQGYWLVASDGGIFAFGDAVFRGSTGAIRLNQPVVGLSRTLSGSGYWLVATDGGIFSFGAPFFGSTGAIRLNQPIVNMAVPRGA
- a CDS encoding glycosyltransferase family 4 protein, which codes for MKVAFVVPRYGTEVLGGAEYGARMLAERLVSQLGWQVEALTTCAADSRTWADEYPPGDADLNGVRVRRFRSAAGRAAGFESFSARVLPAPENASPADQRRWIDLQGPVAPDLVAAAADGGADVVVFYPYLYWPTVRGVPAVGRRAVMHPAAHDEAPLRLPLFRDVFAGVGGLVFQTYGERRLVEERFPVAATPQVVMGLGVEPGAGTPEAARRALGLGDEPYLLCLGRVDDGKGTGVLARFFAALKARRPGPLKLVLAGPVVHPVAPHPDIVAAGPVPEEVKWGALRGAVALVSPSPFEAFSIVVVEAWTAGIPVLVNGFCAATAEHVARSGGGLAFTGYGQFEVAVSRLVADAGLAAQLARRGAAHVERHFAWPWIMERYGGFLERAAERAAR
- a CDS encoding glycosyltransferase, with the translated sequence MRALHQFVPTFEPGAVGGHMLELQRLARERLGVEAELFAEFVAPAFEGRARRHTEYGRRVPARPGDVLMYHMAIGSVVADFVRGRPEPLVVDHHNVTPPEMLERWEPGAAYGCSWGRAQLPELASRSVLGVADSPFNEEELRRAGYAATATAPILLDPAFFEAAGDIDERALAELVEGGAGAEWLFVGRVSPNKCQHDVVKAFAAYRRVYDPAARLHLVGGSSSAAYRSAIEKYVAVLGLAGAVRLTGPVPAGRLLAHYRAADVLVCLSEHEGFCIPLLEAMAHRVPIVAFASSAVPGTLGDGGVLLESKAPATVAAAVHRVLSDPALRDRLVAAGTARLAAFSPERTRARWTEVLERIGGP